In Arenicella xantha, the genomic window CACAAATAAACCGATAAGTGCCGGTGCAGTTAAATATTGACTAGGTGGTACGCCCAACAATTTCAGCGCCTGTGTCTGCTTACCTCGCACTAACTCGCCGAGCCAGTTGCTCATAATACTGCCCGATCGCGCAGCAAACAGCATGCCGCCAATCGCCGGAGCTAAATACAGCACGTAGCGGCCGCCCATCAATTGAATCAAGTCGTCTGGCTTAATGAACAAGCGAATGAGTCCGGTAAGCGCTGTGTCTGACAACATCTGCACTACCGCTACCGTGGTGGTTCCGAGCATCAAACCAACCAGCGCAAAGAATAAAATGCCTGACACGAACGACAGGTACACCGTGTAAGCGGCTATGCGCATCTCATCACGCAGCGACCGCGGCCAGTGCCACACGCTCAACCACGTAAGAATCACTTGTTTGAGCCATACAATAAATACTAATTGCTTAGACCTGATTTTAGATAGGGCCCTATTTGAAGGCTTAGCCGACGATGACTGACCCGTGTTCGTATTAGCGTTCGTGTTCAAATGTTGCGAAGTGCTGAGCTGCGACAATAGCGATTGTTGTCGGTCGTGAAGCATAGACGCATCACCGGCTGAACCGCCCCAATCTGCAAGCGATTCTAGCTTTCCAGTTTTAAGTCTGAACACCTTAGAGGCGACGCCAGCAATATAAATCGGGTTGTGCGAAACAGTAAGGCAGGCGCACTGGTACTCTTCCGCCAACTCAGCGACCAGCATCGCTAAAGCGCTTAAATTGTGAATATCCAACCCTGCATCAGGCTCATCAAATATTATTAGATCAGGCTGCGTCAGCAAAGCACGAGCAATACTAACTCGTCGCTGTTGGCCACCACTTAACTGGCTAATGCGTGCATTGTGCAGTTCCGGCCCAATGTTAAGTCGCGAGAGCAAGCTATCGATGCTGGTGGGGTCGTAGCGGTCAGGGTTATACCGAGCCACCAATTCTAGGTTGGCACGCACGCTTAGGTGATCAAGCAATGCGCCTTGCTGCAGCACCATAGCGACTACCGAGCCGCTGGGCACGCTAATCTCAGCTAACCGCTGCTCAGCTATAAGCGTCAATAATGTTGACTTGCCACTACCGCTACCACCAACAATAACGCAGTGCTCGCCGCGCTCGACAACTAAATCAAGCGCGTCAAACAATAGTCCATCGCCTAGCCGATAACTAAGAGATCTAATTTCGAGCATTTAGTCTGCGGCTAGCGCAGGATCCGGCATTCCAGCAGCAGCAAAACCAGCTGCGCGTATACGACAAGAATCGCATTCGCCACATACCTTGCCATCGGTGCGCGGATTGTAACAAGAGATAGTCTGAGAGTAGTCGACTCCAAGACGCATCCCCTCCCTAATAATCTCTGCTTTGGTGAGTTGGATAATGGGCGCTTCGATACGGATAGTATGACCACCGACACCGGTTTTGGTGGCCAAGTTTGCTAGCT contains:
- a CDS encoding ATP-binding cassette domain-containing protein codes for the protein MLEIRSLSYRLGDGLLFDALDLVVERGEHCVIVGGSGSGKSTLLTLIAEQRLAEISVPSGSVVAMVLQQGALLDHLSVRANLELVARYNPDRYDPTSIDSLLSRLNIGPELHNARISQLSGGQQRRVSIARALLTQPDLIIFDEPDAGLDIHNLSALAMLVAELAEEYQCACLTVSHNPIYIAGVASKVFRLKTGKLESLADWGGSAGDASMLHDRQQSLLSQLSTSQHLNTNANTNTGQSSSAKPSNRALSKIRSKQLVFIVWLKQVILTWLSVWHWPRSLRDEMRIAAYTVYLSFVSGILFFALVGLMLGTTTVAVVQMLSDTALTGLIRLFIKPDDLIQLMGGRYVLYLAPAIGGMLFAARSGSIMSNWLGELVRGKQTQALKLLGVPPSQYLTAPALIGLFVSMIAAIVWFAVCVWFGGVIATQHLFGIADPAAVMSVSAVDVTLSSFWFKTFCYSLIVASTVVALGLAPKQSSHQVNIHTTKTIIYSTLSIALLELLIILSR